Proteins from one Oscillatoria nigro-viridis PCC 7112 genomic window:
- a CDS encoding molybdopterin oxidoreductase family protein: protein METIKTLCPYCGVGCGLEVVPDKKQSWKVRGDRNHPSSQGMVCIKGATVAESIRSDRLLYPMMRDTLDQPFRRASWDEALDAIVNRIQTIRSTSGPDALCVYGSGQFVTEDYYIAQKLLKGCLGTNNFDANSRLCMSSAVSGYVQSFGSDGPPCCYDDLELTDCAFIIGSNAAECHPIVFNRLAKYHKKHSHVKMIVVDPRRTPTAEAADLHLAIKPGTDIDLLNGIAYLLLRRQAIDSEFIEECTANFSDFAEVISSYTPEFVASRCGITISDLETAANYWEQSQRVLSLWSMGMNQSSEGTAKVRSLINLHLMTGQIGKPGCGPFSLTGQPNAMGGREAGGLSHLLPGYRFVKNAEHRTQVEEFWGIAPGSISPNPGRTAWDMITGLETGEVELLWIAATNPVVSMPDLERTKAALLRSPFTIYQEAYYPTETSGYAHILLPCRQWSEKTGVMTNSERRVTFCPGFDTPSGEARDDWSIFAEVGRRLGFAEHFAFENSAEVFKEYAQLTRGQPCDMTGLSHEYIRQEGPQQWPCRENEPVHPPNEAKRLYTDRRFHTPDARARFSAYHSRGLAEPPDPNYPFVLTTGRVYGHWHTMTRTGRTEKINQLHPDPFLEIHPRDAATLQIKEGDLLEVRSRRGKAQFPAKVTKAIAPGTLFVPMHWGYLWAESAEANALTHAASCPDSKQPELKACAVQLVLVGAETAAEVVAEVGEFNWAKSTLAVTS from the coding sequence ATGGAAACTATAAAAACTCTTTGCCCATACTGCGGTGTAGGTTGCGGTCTAGAAGTTGTTCCCGACAAAAAACAAAGTTGGAAAGTGCGGGGCGATCGCAATCACCCATCGAGTCAAGGCATGGTTTGTATTAAGGGAGCAACAGTAGCAGAGTCGATTAGGAGCGATCGGCTACTGTATCCGATGATGCGAGATACTCTCGACCAACCGTTCCGCCGCGCTAGCTGGGACGAAGCTCTCGATGCAATTGTTAACCGCATCCAAACAATTCGCAGCACCAGCGGCCCCGATGCTTTGTGCGTTTACGGTTCGGGTCAATTCGTTACAGAAGATTATTATATTGCCCAGAAACTACTGAAAGGTTGTCTGGGTACTAATAATTTTGATGCTAATTCTCGCTTGTGTATGTCTTCAGCAGTCTCTGGATACGTTCAAAGCTTTGGCTCGGACGGGCCGCCTTGCTGTTACGACGATTTAGAATTAACAGATTGCGCTTTTATTATCGGGAGCAATGCAGCGGAATGCCATCCGATTGTGTTCAACCGATTAGCAAAGTACCACAAAAAGCATTCACATGTCAAGATGATTGTGGTAGATCCGAGGCGGACTCCGACTGCTGAAGCGGCGGATTTGCACTTAGCAATTAAACCGGGTACGGATATAGATTTGCTTAACGGAATTGCATATTTGCTGTTACGCAGGCAAGCAATAGATTCTGAGTTTATTGAAGAATGCACGGCGAATTTTTCAGATTTTGCTGAGGTTATTAGCAGCTACACGCCGGAGTTTGTAGCCTCGCGCTGCGGCATTACTATCAGCGATTTAGAAACGGCGGCAAACTACTGGGAACAGTCGCAGCGGGTTTTGTCTCTGTGGTCGATGGGCATGAATCAGTCGTCGGAAGGCACGGCAAAGGTGCGATCGCTGATTAATTTGCACTTGATGACCGGTCAAATCGGCAAACCGGGATGCGGCCCGTTTTCCCTCACCGGCCAGCCAAACGCGATGGGAGGGCGGGAAGCTGGAGGACTGTCTCACTTGCTCCCAGGCTACCGCTTTGTGAAAAATGCCGAACACAGAACCCAAGTCGAGGAGTTTTGGGGAATCGCACCGGGAAGCATTTCCCCGAATCCGGGCCGCACAGCTTGGGATATGATTACCGGTTTGGAAACTGGGGAAGTCGAGTTGCTGTGGATTGCAGCTACCAATCCGGTGGTGAGCATGCCGGATTTGGAACGTACTAAAGCCGCTTTGCTGCGATCGCCCTTTACTATTTATCAAGAAGCTTACTATCCCACTGAAACCTCGGGCTACGCTCACATCCTGCTGCCTTGCCGGCAGTGGAGCGAAAAAACCGGAGTAATGACGAATTCCGAACGCCGCGTTACGTTTTGTCCCGGTTTCGACACTCCCTCCGGGGAAGCCCGCGACGACTGGAGCATTTTCGCCGAGGTGGGACGGCGGTTGGGTTTTGCCGAACACTTTGCTTTCGAAAACAGTGCGGAGGTTTTTAAAGAGTACGCGCAGTTGACGCGGGGTCAGCCTTGCGACATGACCGGTCTGAGCCACGAATACATCCGCCAAGAAGGGCCGCAGCAGTGGCCTTGCCGGGAAAACGAGCCTGTGCATCCACCGAACGAAGCGAAACGGCTGTATACTGACCGGCGTTTTCACACTCCTGACGCGCGGGCGAGATTTTCGGCCTATCACTCCCGGGGACTGGCAGAACCTCCCGATCCGAATTATCCGTTTGTGTTGACGACAGGGAGAGTTTACGGACACTGGCACACGATGACGCGGACGGGTAGAACAGAAAAAATTAATCAATTGCACCCCGATCCGTTTTTGGAAATTCACCCCCGCGATGCTGCCACATTGCAGATTAAGGAGGGTGATTTGCTGGAAGTTCGATCGCGCCGCGGCAAGGCCCAGTTTCCGGCCAAAGTCACAAAGGCGATCGCCCCAGGTACGCTATTTGTACCGATGCACTGGGGTTATCTGTGGGCCGAAAGTGCTGAAGCCAATGCCCTGACTCATGCTGCAAGCTGTCCAGATTCCAAACAGCCAGAGTTAAAAGCTTGTGCGGTGCAGTTGGTGCTGGTTGGGGCGGAAACTGCGGCGGAAGTTGTCGCAGAAGTTGGGGAAT